Proteins found in one Panicum hallii strain FIL2 chromosome 4, PHallii_v3.1, whole genome shotgun sequence genomic segment:
- the LOC112888414 gene encoding probable folate-biopterin transporter 2, with amino-acid sequence MSPQPPSGLAEDKERETNVLIEAAPESPAKAAEDDGPGRQLSPAAWLRMLARELHWSFVLGVVATYGVSQGLGGGINRVASDYYWKDVQRVQPSVAQVYQGITSIPWMVKPLWGLLTDVLPVAGYRRRPYFILAGFIGVIAMLIISLHSKLHALFALLALMAGSASVAIADVTIDACVAENSILYPHLAADMISLNGFCSSVGGLIGFSISGFLVHAIGAQGALGLLTIPSALVILSGMVLKEVHTPNFPYGQAHKKFVEASGKMLTTLKCPEVWRPCVYMYVSLALSVDIQEGMFYWYTDRKAGLSFHEGFIGFMFAVGSVGSLVGVILYQNILKDHSFRSLLFSSQLMLSLSGMLDLILVLRLNLKMGIPDYYFAVIDEGVSKMINRVKWMPLLVLSSKLCPTGIEGTFYALLMSIDNIGGLTGQWVGGLLLHLLRITRTEFNNLWAAIMIRNVMRLLPLALLFLVPSSDPNSTLLPSDLLNEDDDGEGDRMENIELTSLAVDMGSFPDKSPQECGKNREGLDVEQDDDGVSLLANRG; translated from the exons ATGTCGCCGCAGCCGCCCTCCGGCCTCGCCGAGGACAAGGAGAGGGAGACAAATGTCCTCATCGAGGCGGCCCCGGAGtcgccggcgaaggcggcggaggACGACGGCCCCGGCAGGCAGCTGTCGCCGGCCGCGTGGCTCCGGATGCTGGCCAGGGAGCTGCACTGGAGCTTCGTGCTCGGCGTGGTGGCCACCTACGGCGTCAGCCAGGGGCTCGGGGGCGGCATCAACCGCGTCGCGTCCGACTACTACTGGAAGGACGTGCAGCGGGTGCAGCCGTCGGTGGCGCAGGTGTACCAGGGCATCACGTCCATCCCCTGGATGGTCAAGCCGCTCTGGGGCCTGCTCACCGACGTGCTCCCCGTCGCCGGATACCGGCGCCGGCCGTACTTTATTCTTGCAG GCTTCATCGGAGTTATTGCAATGCTTATAATCTCTCTCCACAGCAAGCTCCACGCACTGTTCGCCTTGTTGGCATTGATGGCCGGAAGTGCTAGTGTGGCAATAGCTGATGTTACTATAGATGCTTGTGTGGCGGAAAACAGTATATTGTACCCTCATCTTGCTGCTGACATGATAAGCTTAAATGGATTCTGTTCATCTGTTGGAGGTCTTATTGGATTCTCAATAAGTGGTTTTCTTGTTCATGCGATAGGGGCTCAA GGTGCTCTCGGCCTGTTAACTATACCCTCCGCCTTGGTCATTTTATCTGGAATGGTGCTAAAGGAGGTCCATACCCCCAACTTTCCATACGGGCAG GCTCATAAGAAGTTTGTAGAAGCAAGTGGAAAAATGTTAACAACCTTAAAATGTCCTGAAGTTTGGCGGCCATGTGTGTACATGTATGTGTCACTTGCTTTGAGTGTGGACATCCAAGAAGGAATGTTCTACTGGTACACAGACCGAAAGGCAGGGCTGTCTTTTCATGAG GGATTTATTGGCTTTATGTTCGCAGTTGGGTCAGTTGGTTCTCTTGTCGGGGTTATACTTTATCAAAATATTCTCAAGGACCACTCATTTCGCAGCCTGCTTTTTTCGAGCCAGTTGATGTTAAGCTTGTCAGGAATGCTGGATCTGATCTTGGTTCTTCGTCTAAATCTGAAAATGGGGATACCTGATTACTACTTCGCTGTGATTGATGAGGGGGTCTCCAAAATGATTAACCGTGTCAAGTGGATGCCTCTGCTGGTGCTTAGCTCAAAGCTTTGCCCCACTGGCATTGAGGGCACATTCTACGCGTTGCTTATGTCCATTGACAATATTGGCGGATTAACTGGACAATGGGTTGGTGGACTGCTCCTTCATTTGTTGAGAATAACAAGAACAGAATTCAATAACCTCTGGGCTGCTATCATGATTCGAAATGTGATGAGGCTGCTACCACTGGCGCTGTTGTTCTTGGTGCCAAGTAGCGATCCGAACTCCACTCTTCTTCCATCTGATTTGCTGAATGAGGATGACGATGGTGAAGGTGACCGAATGGAGAATATTGAGTTAACCTCGCTTGCTGTGGACATGGGCTCTTTCCCTGACAAATCTCCCCAAGAATGCGGGAAGAACCGGGAGGGCCTTGATGTAGAGCAGGATGACGACGGAGTTTCACTGCTTGCCAACAGGGGTTGA
- the LOC112889504 gene encoding uncharacterized protein LOC112889504 isoform X2: protein MVQLPSSGKRHAEPAEAAMAPARRAAAAAVKLEVEELGADDRGPLSKRAKAAQPTPPTPPQQQQDMYQNVLDEPSPLGLRLKKSPSLLDLIQMRLSQASNAGESSMDNSGSEPSKKKDNKSGMSTAGERLKASNFPANILKIGTWEYVSRYEGDLVAKCYFAKHKLVWEVLEAGLKSKIEIQWSDITALKATCPENGQGTLDVVLARPPLFFKETDPQPRKHTLWQATSDFTGGQASMHRRHFLQCPSTLLSKNFEKLIQCDQRLYQLSHQPEIILDSPLFEPRCSIFEDPVESKCAGFTNLKDEHEALPGYSGSLSPCAGSSMSAKNETNDSIGMPAEYLPQAVGTGAGAVGVQTISRNMNGAAPEFNIPHWWSQLKVPGLRPSMSVDDLVNHLGNCISEQITSGNPALANNEVPTKETLEEIAQYLLGDTQGPPVSASDEISLMARVDSLCCLIQKDAVPVAKPKPEPNDSDRIGMEASDGSDEEFSSAPTGKTADATNPPAMSRKDSFGELLMNLPRIASLPQFLFKIPEDAEN, encoded by the exons ATGGTGCAGCTCCCGAGCTCGGGGAAGCGGCACGCGGAGCCGGCCGAGGCGGCCATGGCTCCGGCgcggcgcgccgcggcggcggccgtgaagctggaggtggaggagcTCGGGGCCGACGACCGCGGACCGCTCAGCAAGCGTGCCAAGGCCGCTCAGCCGACTCCCCCGACGcccccgcagcagcagcag GATATGTACCAAAATGTACTTGATGAACCTAGCCCATTGGGGTTGCGGCTGAAAAAAAGCCCATCTCTGTTGGATTTGATTCAGATGAGGCTCTCTCAAGCATCCAATGCAGGAGAGTCTTCTATGGACAACAGCGGTTCGGAACCTTCCAAGAAGAAAGACAACAAATCTGGCATGTCTACAGCAGGAGAACGGCTAAAAGCTTCAAATTTTCCTGCCAATATATTGAAAATTGGTACATGGGAG TACGTATCACGGTATGAAGGTGATTTGGTGGCCAAGTGTTACTTTGCAAAGCATAAGCTTGTGTGGGAAGTACTGGAAGCTGGTCTGAAGAGTAAGATAGAAATTCAGTGGTCAGATATTACTGCTTTGAAGGCAACTTGCCCCGAAAATGGACAAGGAACCTTGGACGTGGTG TTGGCCAGACCTCCTCTATTCTTTAAAGAGACAGATCCTCAGCCAAGAAAACACACATTGTGGCAGGCCACCTCAGATTTCACTGGTGGCCAAGCAAGTATGCACAG GCGTCATTTTCTGCAGTGTCCTTCAACCTTGTTGAGCAAGAATTTTGAGAAGCTTATTCAGTGTGATCAACGGCTATATCAATTGAGCCACCAACCAGAGATCATATTAGACTCTCCATTGTTTGAACCTAGGTGTTCAATATTTGAGGACCCGGTAGAATCAAAATGtgctggttttactaatttgaAAGATGAACATGAAGCTCTACCTGGGTATTCAGGTTCCTTGTCACCATGTGCTGGCTCATCCATGTCTGCTAAGAATGAAACGAATGATTCCATTGGAATGCCAGCAGAATATCTTCCTCAGGCAGTGGGCACAG GAGCTGGTGCTGTAGGTGTACAAACTATCAGCAGAAACATGAACGGTGCAGCTCCAGAATTCAACATCCCCCACTGGTGGAGTCAATTGAAGGTGCCTGGGCTTAGGCCATCGATGTCAGTGGATGATTTGGTAAACCACCTAGGTAACTGCATCTCAGAGCAGATCACTTCAGGTAATCCAGCATTGGCCAACAACGAGGTGCCAACCAAAGAAACACTGGAGGAGATCGCTCAGTACCTTCTTGGTGACACACAAGGCCCACCTGTCTCTGCATCTGATGAGATATCACTGATGGCTAGGGTGGACTCCCTCTGCTGTTTGATTCAGAAAGATGCAGTGCCGGTTGCCAAGCCAAAGCCTGAGCCAAATGACAGTGACAGAATTGGCATGGAGGCCTCAGATGGTTCTGATGAAGAATTCAGTTCAGCACCAACAGGGAAAACTGCAGATGCCACCAATCCACCAGCCATGTCAAGAAAGGACTCGTTCGGAGAGCTGCTGATGAACCTCCCCCGCATCGCTTCGCTACCGCAGTTCCTTTTCAAGATACCAGAGGATGCTGAGAACTGA
- the LOC112889512 gene encoding serine carboxypeptidase II-2 yields MASRSAGALGLLLLLLAAVAVAGSAAAAGAGEGKWREEQARDRVPRVPGQGFNTSFAHYAGYVTVSEPRGAALFYWFFEAEKDPGSKPLVLWLNGGPGCSSIAYGLGEEVGPFHVNADGKGVHMNPYSWNKVANLLFVDSPVGVGYSYSNTSDDILSNGDARTAKDSLEFLLKWLERFPQYKGREFYLTGESYAGHYVPQLAQAIKRYHEATGDKSINLKGYMVGNALTDDFHDHYGIFQFMWTTGLISDQTYKLLNIFCDYESFVHTSPQCEKILDIASTEAGNIDSYSIFTPTCHASFASSKNKVMKRLHSVGKMGEQYDPCTEKHSIVYFNLAEVQKALHVNPLIGKSKWETCSEVVNTHWGDCERSVLHIYHELIQYGLRIWVFSGDTDAVIPVTSTRYSIDALKLPTVTPWHAWYDDDGEVGGWTQGYQGLTFVTVRGAGHEVPLHRPKQALTLIKSFLAGSPMPVQSSAHSDM; encoded by the exons ATGGCCTCCCGATCCGCCGGGGCCCtcgggctcctcctcctccttctagCCGCCGTCGCGGTCGcgggctccgccgccgccgccggggcagGGGAGGGGAAGTGGCGGGAGGAGCAGGCGCGGGACCGGGTGCCGCGGGTGCCGGGGCAGGGCTTCAACACCAGCTTCGCGCACTACGCCGGGTACGTCACCGTCAGCGAGCCGCGCGGCGCCGCGCTCTTCTACTGGTTCTTCGAGGCCGAGAAGGACCCGGGGTCCAAGCCCCTCGTGCTCTGGCTCAACGGAG GGCCTGGATGCTCGTCCATTGCCTATGGACTTGGAGAAGAAGTGGGACCTTTCCATGTTAATGCAGATGGAAAGGGGGTACATATGAATCCTTATTCTTGGAACAAAG TTGCAAATTTATTGTTTGTTGATTCACCTGTTGGTGTTGGTTACTCATATTCAAACACCTCTGATGATATTTTAAGCAACGGGGATGCGAGGACTG CCAAGGATTCATTAGAATTCTTACTTAAGTGGCTTGAACGCTTTCCTCAGTATAAGGGGCGTGAGTTTTATTTGACAGGGGAGAGTTATGCTG GTCACTACGTTCCTCAACTGGCTCAAGCCATAAAAAGGTACCATGAGGCCACCGGTGACAAATCGATTAATCTAAAGGGATACATG GTAGGAAATGCTCTCACTGATGATTTCCATGACCACTATGGAATATTTCAATTCATGTGGACTACTGGCTTGATCTCCGATCAAACATATAAGCTGCTGAACATTTTCTGTGACTACGAGTCCTTTGTGCATACATCTCCACAGTGTGAGAAGATTCTTGATATTGCTAGCACTGAAGCTGGAAACATTGATTCATATAGCATCTTCACACCTACATGTCATGCATCTTTTGCCTCCTCAAAGAACAAAGTGATGAAAAGGCTACAT TCTGTTGGAAAAATGGGAGAGCAGTATGATCCATGCACTGAAAAGCATTCAATTGTTTACTTCAATCTAGCTGAGGTCCAAAAGGCACTTCATGTTAATCCATTGATTGGAAAATCAAAATGGGAGACATGCAG TGAAGTTGTTAATACTCATTGGGGGGACTGCGAAAGATCTGTGCTGCATATCTACCATGAACTTATACAGTATGGCCTTCGTATATGGGTGTTCAG TGGAGATACAGATGCAGTGATTCCAGTGACATCAACTAGGTACAGCATTGATGCTCTCAAGCTTCCAACAGTAACTCCATGGCATGCTTGGTATGACGATGATGGCGAG GTTGGTGGCTGGACTCAAGGGTACCAGGGACTCACCTTTGTGACTGTGAGGGGTGCAGGCCATGAAGTTCCTCTTCATCGACCCAAACAGGCTCTCACACTCATCAAATCATTCTTGGCTGGGAGTCCAATGCCTGTGCAATCCAGTGCACACAGTGACATGTAA
- the LOC112889504 gene encoding uncharacterized protein LOC112889504 isoform X1, giving the protein MVQLPSSGKRHAEPAEAAMAPARRAAAAAVKLEVEELGADDRGPLSKRAKAAQPTPPTPPQQQQDMYQNVLDEPSPLGLRLKKSPSLLDLIQMRLSQASNAGESSMDNSGSEPSKKKDNKSGMSTAGERLKASNFPANILKIGTWEYVSRYEGDLVAKCYFAKHKLVWEVLEAGLKSKIEIQWSDITALKATCPENGQGTLDVVLARPPLFFKETDPQPRKHTLWQATSDFTGGQASMHRRHFLQCPSTLLSKNFEKLIQCDQRLYQLSHQPEIILDSPLFEPRCSIFEDPVESKCAGFTNLKDEHEALPGYSGSLSPCAGSSMSAKNETNDSIGMPAEYLPQAVGTGTNTLHLYVGQACTCSGAGAVGVQTISRNMNGAAPEFNIPHWWSQLKVPGLRPSMSVDDLVNHLGNCISEQITSGNPALANNEVPTKETLEEIAQYLLGDTQGPPVSASDEISLMARVDSLCCLIQKDAVPVAKPKPEPNDSDRIGMEASDGSDEEFSSAPTGKTADATNPPAMSRKDSFGELLMNLPRIASLPQFLFKIPEDAEN; this is encoded by the exons ATGGTGCAGCTCCCGAGCTCGGGGAAGCGGCACGCGGAGCCGGCCGAGGCGGCCATGGCTCCGGCgcggcgcgccgcggcggcggccgtgaagctggaggtggaggagcTCGGGGCCGACGACCGCGGACCGCTCAGCAAGCGTGCCAAGGCCGCTCAGCCGACTCCCCCGACGcccccgcagcagcagcag GATATGTACCAAAATGTACTTGATGAACCTAGCCCATTGGGGTTGCGGCTGAAAAAAAGCCCATCTCTGTTGGATTTGATTCAGATGAGGCTCTCTCAAGCATCCAATGCAGGAGAGTCTTCTATGGACAACAGCGGTTCGGAACCTTCCAAGAAGAAAGACAACAAATCTGGCATGTCTACAGCAGGAGAACGGCTAAAAGCTTCAAATTTTCCTGCCAATATATTGAAAATTGGTACATGGGAG TACGTATCACGGTATGAAGGTGATTTGGTGGCCAAGTGTTACTTTGCAAAGCATAAGCTTGTGTGGGAAGTACTGGAAGCTGGTCTGAAGAGTAAGATAGAAATTCAGTGGTCAGATATTACTGCTTTGAAGGCAACTTGCCCCGAAAATGGACAAGGAACCTTGGACGTGGTG TTGGCCAGACCTCCTCTATTCTTTAAAGAGACAGATCCTCAGCCAAGAAAACACACATTGTGGCAGGCCACCTCAGATTTCACTGGTGGCCAAGCAAGTATGCACAG GCGTCATTTTCTGCAGTGTCCTTCAACCTTGTTGAGCAAGAATTTTGAGAAGCTTATTCAGTGTGATCAACGGCTATATCAATTGAGCCACCAACCAGAGATCATATTAGACTCTCCATTGTTTGAACCTAGGTGTTCAATATTTGAGGACCCGGTAGAATCAAAATGtgctggttttactaatttgaAAGATGAACATGAAGCTCTACCTGGGTATTCAGGTTCCTTGTCACCATGTGCTGGCTCATCCATGTCTGCTAAGAATGAAACGAATGATTCCATTGGAATGCCAGCAGAATATCTTCCTCAGGCAGTGGGCACAG GTACGAATACCTTGCACCTCTATGTTGGGCAAGCCTGTACATGCTCAG GAGCTGGTGCTGTAGGTGTACAAACTATCAGCAGAAACATGAACGGTGCAGCTCCAGAATTCAACATCCCCCACTGGTGGAGTCAATTGAAGGTGCCTGGGCTTAGGCCATCGATGTCAGTGGATGATTTGGTAAACCACCTAGGTAACTGCATCTCAGAGCAGATCACTTCAGGTAATCCAGCATTGGCCAACAACGAGGTGCCAACCAAAGAAACACTGGAGGAGATCGCTCAGTACCTTCTTGGTGACACACAAGGCCCACCTGTCTCTGCATCTGATGAGATATCACTGATGGCTAGGGTGGACTCCCTCTGCTGTTTGATTCAGAAAGATGCAGTGCCGGTTGCCAAGCCAAAGCCTGAGCCAAATGACAGTGACAGAATTGGCATGGAGGCCTCAGATGGTTCTGATGAAGAATTCAGTTCAGCACCAACAGGGAAAACTGCAGATGCCACCAATCCACCAGCCATGTCAAGAAAGGACTCGTTCGGAGAGCTGCTGATGAACCTCCCCCGCATCGCTTCGCTACCGCAGTTCCTTTTCAAGATACCAGAGGATGCTGAGAACTGA
- the LOC112890908 gene encoding AUGMIN subunit 3, translating to MSGAALCAALTELGFDGEDPLDADALEWPFQYEEARPLLAWICSCLRPSNVLSPSHLAQYEQLVEEGRLLEGEDLDSAFDSISAFSSKKDNQEAVFGSEETILDIREAKLAYRTEVFELQKQLARQQAQFDLLAGQASSLIQGRRARLSAMSTVSGQLLSLDEILSSRNLEMNAVLGRIAATTQELAHYHSGDEESIYLAYSDFHPYVVGDLACTKELNRWFSKQFEKGPFRLVAEEGKSKCSWVSLDDITNCLMRGDSEKSHHHQRVAELQRLRSIFATSERQWIEAQVENAKQQAILSILKSQVSSDEAHIHRDIHSLRRKGSELAGELSTLSQKVQAFLSETIPCLCSELAQLQGTYILQGDYDLKVMRQEYYINRQKTFINHLVNQLARHQFLKIACQLERKNIASAYSLLRVIESELQSYLSAVNTRLGHYNSLIQAASEVREQGAIDDRDTFLHAVRDLLCIHSNVQATVPTYMSAHALVQQISALQSDLLSLQSELENTLPADRKRCINELCTLIQTVEQLLFASSTTAEPILTPWPLMRALDDMENANAQVEVSVEEVTKARTQKIKIFENRAHEVGRERQIFIDFFCNPERLKNQVRELTSRVKALQD from the exons ATgagcggggcggcgctgtgcgcggCGCTGACGGAGCTGGGGTTCGACGGGGAGGACCCGCTGGACGCGGACGCGCTGGAGTGGCCGTTCCAGTACGAGGAGGCGCGCCCGCTGCTCGCCTGGATCTGCTCCTGCCTCCGCCCCTCCAACGTCCTCTCCCCATCCCACCTCGCGCA GTATGAACAACTCGTGGAAGAGGGAAGACTGCTAGAG ggtgaAGATTTGGACTCTGCCTTTGATAGTATTTCAGCCTTTTCAAGCAAGAAAGACAACCAGGAGGCTGTTTTTGGATCTGAAGAAACCATTCTTGATATCCG CGAAGCAAAACTAGCATATAGAACCGAAGTTTTTGAGTTACAGAAGCAGCTTGCACGGCAGCAAGCACAGTTTGATTTGCTTGCAGGCCAAGCTTCTAGTCTTATCCAAGGTAGAAGGGCACGTTTATCTGCTATGTCTACAGTTAGTGGACAACTACTATCATTAGATGAGATACTTTCTTCCAGAAACTTGGAG ATGAACGCAGTTCTTGGAAGAATCGCTGCTACTACCCAAGAACTGGCCCACTATCATTCAGGGGACG AGGAAAGTATATACTTGGCATATTCAGATTTCCACCCTTATGTTGTTGGCGACTTGGCTTGCACGAAAGAGCTAAATCGGTGGTTTTCAAAGCAATTTGAGAAG GGTCCATTTCGACTTGTTGCTGAGGAGGGGAAATCGAAATGTTCCTGGGTTAGTCTTGATGACATCACTAATTGCTTGATGAGAG GAGATTCTGAAAAATCTCATCATCATCAACGTGTGGCTGAGTTGCAACGACTTCGTTCCAT ATTTGCTACAAGTGAAAGACAGTGGATTGAAGCACAAGTCGAGAATGCTAAACAGCAGGCAATACTTTCAATATTAAAATCACAAGTCTCATCAGATGAGGCTCATATACATAGGGACATCCATTCTCTTAG GAGAAAAGGTTCTGAGCTTGCTGGAGAACTCTCGACACTTTCACAAAAGGTGCAAGCTTTTCTATCTGAG ACAATACCATGCCTCTGTTCAGAACTTGCTCAACTTCAAGGCACATATATCTTGCAAG GGGATTATGATTTAAAGGTCATGCGCCAGGAATACTATATTAACAGGCAAAAGACG TTCATCAATCACTTGGTTAATCAGCTCGCCAGACACCAGTTTCTGAAGATTGCTTGCCAACTTGAAAGGAAGAACATAGCTAGTGCTTACTCATTGCTTAGAGTAATAGAGTCTGAGTTACAGAGCTACCTGTCAGCAGTCAATACCCGTTTG GGTCATTATAATTCATTAATTCAAGCTGCATCTGAAGTACGGGAACAAGGAGCGATTGACGATCGTGACACTTTCCTCCATGCAGTGCGAGATCTCCTATGTATTCACTCAA ATGTCCAAGCAACAGTGCCAACATACATGTCGGCACATGCATTAGTTCAGCAGATATCAGCACTTCAATCTGACTTGCTTTCTCTTCAGTCTGAGCTGGAGAATACTCTTCCAGCTGACAGGAAAAGATGTATCAATGAGCT ATGCACTCTGATTCAAACAGTTGAACAGCTTCTGTTTGCATCGTCAACAACTGCAGAACCAATATTGACACCTTGG CCACTGATGCGGGCACTTGATGATATGGAAAACGCCAATGCTCAAGTTGAAGTTTCTGTGGAGGAAGTAACCAAGGCTCGCACCCAAAAGATAAAG ATCTTCGAAAATCGTGCCCATGAGGTGGGGAGGGAGAGGCAAATATTCATTGATTTTTTCTGCAACCCCGAGCGCCTCAAGAATCAAGTCAGAGAGCTAACCTCCCGCGTGAAAGCTCTCCAGGACTag